One Salvia splendens isolate huo1 chromosome 22, SspV2, whole genome shotgun sequence DNA segment encodes these proteins:
- the LOC121787412 gene encoding probable L-type lectin-domain containing receptor kinase S.5, protein MVSSAAVAAAVVVVLLAAAAVAEGKKLKTFNESYNDFDLVRDKDAFILEGNATINIKALQVTYDTASYTFIANLAGRILLNKPFRLWEDPARQPSFNTSFLVNIHPNVNGTEGGGLAFVIVPDLAGPPPQSTGRYLGLTNSFTDGNSSNKLFAVELDTSKQDFDPDDNHIGLNLNSVRSVVAKPLAPHNITLYSSHNVNLSSSLEPKFHNVWVDYDGRIQVYIAEQFGQNSATPQKPRDAIIELDLNLTDHVSQDSYFGFAASTGDMTQLNCILRWNLTVNHLVKEDPNWLVIGLGTGIGAAAVVALGAVGLVYYCRKRRPISNPNLVGALRSLPGTPQEFEFKDLKKATNSFDERNKLGQGGYGEVFRGNLAKENLDIAVKRFSRESLQGQDDFLAELTIINRLRHRHLVKLLGWCHKYGKLLLVYEYMPNGSLDKHLFVGRDVEPLGWHVRYKILSGVASALQYLHNEYEQRVVHRDLKASNIMLDSNFNARLGDFGLARALDNEKTSYAEAEGVLGTMGYIAPECFHMGKATQQSDVYAFGAVVLELVCGRRPGAKIGGFQLLVDWVWYLHRDGRLLEAVDPRLGEDFVGTEAERLLLLGLACSHPAAAQRPRTQAIVQIISGTVAAPVVPPFKPAFVWPAAAGPMGLETGSATETTSHLGSEWSGQYLSRESYTDSSLV, encoded by the exons ATGGTCTCCTCCGCCGCTGTTGCCGCCGCCGTTGTAGTCGTATTATTGGCGGCGGCCGCGGTAGCAGAAGGCAAAAAGCTGAAAACATTCAACGAAAGCTACAATGATTTTGATTTGGTTAGAGACAAGGACGCCTTTATTCTAGAAGGCAATGCAACCATCAACATTAAAGCTCTGCAGGTAACCTACGATACTGCTTCCTACACCTTCATCGCCAATCTCGCCGGTCGTATCCTCCTCAACAAGCCCTTTCGCCTCTGGGAAGATCCAGCTCGCCAGCCCTCTTTCAACACCTCCTTCCTCGTCAACATTCACCCCAATGTTAACGGAACTGAAGGTGGAGGCCTGGCCTTCGTTATCGTCCCCGACCTCGCCGGCCCGCCGCCCCAAAGCACCGGCAGGTACCTCGGCCTCACCAACTCCTTCACCGACGGAAACTCCTCTAATAAATTATTCGCTGTAGAGCTCGATACCTCCAAGCAAGACTTCGATCCGGACGACAACCACATCGGCCTCAATCTCAACAGCGTCAGATCTGTGGTGGCAAAGCCTCTGGCGCCGCACAACATCACTCTATATTCTTCGCACAACGTCAATTTATCTTCTTCGCTCGAGCCGAAATTCCACAACGTCTGGGTCGACTACGACGGCCGCATCCAGGTCTACATCGCAGAGCAGTTTGGGCAGAACAGCGCAACGCCGCAGAAGCCGCGGGACGCGATAATCGAGCTCGATCTGAATCTGACGGACCACGTGAGCCAGGACTCGTATTTCGGGTTCGCGGCGTCGACGGGGGACATGACGCAGCTCAACTGTATTCTGAGGTGGAATCTCACCGTCAATCACTTGGTGAAGGAGGATCCAAACTGGCTAGTGATCGGGCTGGGGACGGGGATtggggcggcggcggtggtggcgctGGGAGCGGTGGGGTTGGTGTACTACTGCCGGAAGCGGCGGCCGATTTCGAATCCGAATCTGGTGGGGGCGCTGCGGAGCCTGCCCGGGACGCCGCAGGAGTTTGAGTTCAAGGACTTGAAGAAGGCCACCAACAGCTTCGACGAGAGGAACAAACTCGGCCAGGGCGGCTACGGCGAGGTTTTCAGGGGGAATTTGGCTAAGGAGAATCTCGACATCGCAGTCAAGAGATTCTCCAGAGAAAGCCTTCAAGGCCAGGACGATTTCCTGGCCGAGCTCACCATCATCAACCGTCTCCGCCACCGCCATCTTGTCAAGTTACTCG GGTGGTGCCACAAGTATGGGAAGCTGTTGCTGGTGTACGAGTACATGCCCAATGGCAGCCTAGACAAGCACTTGTTCGTGGGGCGGGATGTGGAACCTTTGGGGTGGCACGTCCGCTACAAGATCCTATCCGGCGTGGCCTCTGCCCTGCAGTACCTTCACAACGAGTACGAACAGAGGGTGGTCCACCGCGACCTCAAAGCCAGCAACATCATGCTCGACTCCAACTTCAACGCCCGTCTCGGTGACTTTGGCCTGGCCCGGGCGCTAGACAACGAGAAGACGTCCTACGCTGAGGCAGAGGGGGTGCTGGGCACCATGGGGTATATCGCGCCCGAGTGCTTCCACATGGGCAAGGCCACGCAGCAGTCGGATGTCTACGCGTTTGGCGCGGTGGTGCTGGAGCTCGTGTGTGGGAGGCGGCCCGGGGCCAAGATCGGAGGGTTCCAGCTGCTGGTCGATTGGGTGTGGTATCTGCATCGCGACGGGCGCCTGCTGGAGGCCGTGGACCCGAGGCTGGGGGAAGACTTTGTGGGGACAGAGGCGGAGAGGCTCCTGTTGCTGGGGCTGGCGTGCTCGCACCCTGCCGCGGCCCAGAGGCCTAGGACGCAGGCGATAGTGCAGATCATATCGGGGACCGTGGCTGCCCCCGTGGTCCCACCGTTTAAACCAGCATTCGTGTGGCCTGCAGCGGCAGGGCCCATGGGTTTGGAGACGGGCTCCGCCACCGAGACCACTTCGCATTTGGGGTCCGAGTGGAGTGGGCAGTACCTTAGCAGGGAGAGCTACACTGACTCCTCCTTGGTCTAG